A single Hippocampus zosterae strain Florida chromosome 1, ASM2543408v3, whole genome shotgun sequence DNA region contains:
- the LOC127596139 gene encoding integral membrane protein 2A-like, translating to MVKIAFNPALAQKALVKEPIVKDPELAAAPVGIAGSTGRCLVTLLGIAFILSGLIVGGACLYRYFTPKRLYHGTMQFSDMSTVGDAERQPYYLPRVEEEVEITDSMAVISVPPPRFRPGEPAYILHDFNRKLTAYLDLTLRTCFVIPLNTSVVLPPQDLIDLFSQLMSGSYHSYLVQEDLVVTERIDDIKPLGFYIRRLCAGKETYRMERRASLPDGGIQKRSAEECLTFHHFENKFVTETRICKA from the exons ATGGTAAAGATCGCTTTCAACCCGGCTCTGGCGCAGAAAGCTCTCGTCAAGGAGCCTATTGTGAAG GACCCCGAGCTCGCCGCTGCTCCGGTGGGCATCGCAGGCTCCACAGGTCGTTGTTTGGTCACGCTGCTGGGTATCGCCTTCATCCTAAGTGGACTCATCGTCGGGGGAGCATGTCTCTATCGCTATTTTACTCCGAAG AGGCTGTATCACGGTACCATGCAGTTCAGCGACATGTCAACCGTTGGCGATGCAGAGAGACAGCCTTACTATCTCCCACGGGTGGAGGAAGAGGTAGAAATTACTGACAGCATGGCTGTCATCAGCGTCCCACCTCCCCGTTTCAGGCCCGGAGAACCCGCTTACATCCTCCATGACTTCAACAGG AAGCTGACTGCATATTTGGATTTGACTCTGAGGACGTGCTTTGTGATTCCGCTTAATACGTCGGTGGTGCTGCCTCCTCAAGACCTCATTGACCTCTTCTCACAGCTGATG TCTGGCTCGTACCACAGCTACCTGGTGCAAGAGGACCTTGTGGTGACCGAGCGcattgatgacatcaagcctCTTGGCTTCTACATCCGCAGACTGTGCGCTGGGAAAGAAACCTACAGAATGGAGCGCCGTGCCAGCCTACCAG ATGGAGGCATCCAGAAGCGCTCAGCAGAGGAGTGCCTCACCTTCCATCACTTTGAAAACAAGTTTGTAACGGAGACTCGGATCTGCAAGGCTTGA
- the gpr174 gene encoding probable G-protein coupled receptor 174: protein MNSSCQNVVELQVYQHRVYAVVYSVILVPGLLGNILALWVFRVYVKETKKAVVFMMNLAVADLMQVLSLPLRIYYYLNNSWPFGHALCMICFYLKYVNMYASIYFLMCVSVRRCELIMRPLRYNASRKKVDAVVCTLGWLLVCLGCLAFPLLRNPDSDKDLVASGLRPTRPQTDTVCFSELPMQTVTASAAWLILIIAELLGFIIPFTLVLACTYLTAGSLRMKTSRVIPDQGEKRRALRMVLSCTAVFLVCFVPYHITMPLDFLAKANTLSSCTLRALILICHPVALCLASLNCSLDPIMYYFTTNEFWRRLSKPEV, encoded by the exons ATGAATAGCAGTTGCCAAAACGTTGTGGAGCTGCAGGTGTATCAGCACCGTGTGTATGCAGTGGTGTACAGTGTCATCCTTGTGCCAGGCTTGCTGGGGAACATACTGGCATTATGGGTGTTCAGGGTTTACGTGAAAGAAACTAAGAAGGCGGTGGTGTTCATGATGAATCTGGCTGTGGCTGACCTGATGCAG GTTCTTTCCCTGCCTCTGAGGATCTACTATTACCTGAACAACAGCTGGCCCTTTGGTCATGCTCTCTGTATGATATGTTTCTATCTGAAGTACGTCAACATGTACGCTTCCATCTACTTCCTgatgtgtgtgagcgtgcgccGTTGCGAACTCATTATGCGACCACTGAGATACAACGCCTCCAGGAAAAAGGTGGACGCGGTTGTGTGCACCCTGGGGTGGCTCTTGGTGTGCCTGGGCTGCCTGGCCTTCCCTCTGCTAAGAAATCCGGACTCCGATAAGGACCTCGTGGCCTCAGGGCTCAGGCCCACCCGTCCTCAAACCGACACGGTGTGTTTCTCAGAGCTGCCCATGCAAACGGTCACTGCCTCAGCAGCCTGGCTGATCTTAATCATCGCTGAACTCCTCGGTTTCATCATCCCCTTCACGCTGGTGCTGGCCTGCACCTACCTGACCGCCGGGAGCCTTCGGATGAAGACATCCAGGGTCATTCCCGACCAGGGGGAGAAGCGGAGGGCTCTGAGGATGGTGCTTAGTTGCACCGCGGTCTTCTTAGTGTGCTTTGTGCCTTATCACATCACTATGCCGCTGGACTTCTTGGCGAAGGCCAACACGTTGAGCAGCTGCACTCTTCGGGCTCTGATCCTGATATGTCACCCTGTGGCACTCTGCTTGGCGAGCCTAAACTGCAGCCTGGATCCCATTATGTATTACTTCACAACAAATGAGTTCTGGAGGCGACTGAGCAAGCCAGAAGTGTGA
- the p2ry10 gene encoding putative P2Y purinoceptor 10 has protein sequence MTLNTSQPGPASQGNSSCDHDMTEWEELMNKLYTYFYLLLFIPGMLLNTMALWFLCRHIRKKTKTVIFMINLALADLVHILSLPLRIYYYLTHTWPFGHSVCLLCFYLKYLNMYAAIGFLMCISVQRCVFLLDPFYTRKWRSRYDLVISIVVWLLVALACSPFILMRASSNSGTAHSHLKFNKSSPLNVTVTSLTSSLSALMNETQVPCFKDLPMRHVPFSLAVTLMVLAELFGFVIPLACISWSSICISCSFYQKHNQISNKSTLCLSMRSRPSAFTSADKKDETQRPSGEKQRALRMVLSCTFVFLLCFAPYHINFLLYLMVQQNLVSECATRLAVRQFHPVSLCLASLSCCLNPLLYYFLTAEFRLHLRRQTSSFTSSLVSSKNPVMHRLLSFESSSSK, from the exons ATGACGCTCAATACATCCCAACCGGGGCCCGCGTCCCAAGGGAACTCATCATGTGACCACGATATGACTGAATGGGAAGAGCTCATGAACAAGTTGTACACATACTTCTACCTGTTGCTCTTCATACCAGGGATGCTCCTCAACACAATGGCTCTGTGGTTCCTTTGCAGACACATtag AAAGAAGACCAAGACGGTTATCTTCATGATAAATCTGGCATTAGCAGATCTGGTTCACATCCTGTCTCTGCCTTTAAGGATTTATTACTATTTAACACACACGTGGCCCTTTGGGCACAGTGTCTGCTTGCTCTGCTTCTACCTTAAGTATCTCAACATGTACGCAGCCATCGGATTTTTG ATGTGTATCAGCGTACAGAGGTGTGTCTTCCTGCTTGACCCCTTCTACACTCGAAAGTGGAGGAGCCGCTATGACCTCGTGATCAGTATAGTGGTGTGGCTGCTTGTTGCTCTGGCCTGCTCACCCTTCATCCTCATGCGTGCAAGCAGCAACAGCGGCACCGCCCATTCACATCTCAAATTTAACAAGTCATCCCCTCTGAATGTCACCGTGACTTCTTTGACCTCCAGTCTCAGCGCGTTGATGAATGAAACTCAGGTCCCCTGTTTTAAAGACTTGCCCATGCGTCATGTGCCCTTCTCTCTGGCGGTCACCTTAATGGTGCTCGCCGAGCTGTTTGGCTTTGTGATTCCTTTGGCTTGCATCAGTTGGAGCTCCATCTGCATCAGCTGCTCCTTTTACCAGAAACACAACCAGATTTCAAACAAGTCGACTCTGTGTCTTTCGATGCGGAGTCGACCCTCCGCTTTCACCTCCGCCGATAAGAAAGATGAGACGCAACGACCCAGTGGGGAGAAACAGCGCGCACTGCGGATGGTTCTGAGTTGCACCTTCGTCTTCCTGTTGTGCTTTGCCCCGTACCACATTAATTTCCTCCTCTATCTGATGGTGCAACAAAACTTAGTGTCTGAGTGCGCCACCCGTTTGGCCGTGCGCCAGTTTCACCCTGTGTCCCTGTGCTTGGCCAGCCTGAGCTGCTGCCTTAACCCATTGCTCTACTACTTCCTAACAGCTGAATTCAGATTGCACCTCAGGAGGCAAACCTCCTCTTTCACTTCCTCTTTGGTCAGCTCTAAGAACCCTGTAATGCACAGATTGTTGAGCTTTGAGAGCAGCTCTTCCAAATGA